The DNA segment ACGCGTAACTTATTTCAAGAtaacttttttttcttcataattttAATCAAACAATAAAGCGGACATATGTAAAAGATGAGAACCAATAAAACACAAGTTATCCAAAAAATAGTATAAGCCAAATATAGTCAATaaaacgaccgtgctagaaccacgggactcggggaatgccttacaccttctccccggttaacagaattccttatccgaactTTGTTTTCGAAGATcaataataaaagagtcaaaTTTTCCTTTGAATAGAGATCAAATagaaggtgacttggaacacccaaaaatcaattccaagtggcgactctgaataacaaaataatccttatttcaaatttgtcactttaattgaaaaaaactttttaacccacaatccataacaccCATTATTTTTTGGAggggtagaaaaggggtgtgacaaacCATACCGCATCGAACTAAtatttaggtttctttttaagaaactgtaagtttttatataaatctataactgcACCGAttattagggtaggttttttattttataaaaataaactgaaaaaataccgaaccgtaccgaataaattttacatgtagaaaatatatttatttagtaagtttaaaaataataatgcattaaattttctttgagccttggaatatgaaaactattacaagccaacaagtaattaaactcaaaatactaatttctaaaatctattatgctacttctacttaaactaagttatttcaagtatctttattagcaaaaCACAAaatattctagcgattatgagtagcaaactacaatgtattgaatatgtttcctttcatataatttagatttatctttttgaatatttaatcttctatagactttattcttgagtcccaactttgtatatctttcaactcatgtgattaatattttctttgcctttgtttgatttcttttacgttgttgtagaatagttgatactctagccatctttatttttctttttttaattcatcaccctttaaacagtaaaaatgtctagagagttttgctaagtcctataaaagaacgtatgttattgcaattctacttctactggtgaattttacatgatattaaaaaaaataccgaaaattaaccgaaccgtaccgataccgaagagaaaccgacatgattgagacggtttcgaaaagtctaattttagttatacataatagaataaccgaaaaattggtatggtacaaattttataaaataaccggacaaaccgaaccattgacacccctaactACACTCATTATGTGGTAAAGGGGGTCATTTGGTTCAGAACAAGGATATCCCGGGATAATAATATTGAAATTATAATTCCACAGCTGTATGAAATAGATATTATCAAGATTTTAATATAAAATTTGTTATAGGTTAGTACCAATAACTAAACACGGGAATATAATCTCAAATTTTATACCGTAATTAATCTACTAATCCTGGTAACCAAACGAACTCCTAACTTATCTTCCTCCTCCGTGACTTCCTAATCAATTGGGAGATCATGAGAAATAACTCCATCATAATCAATTGGGAGATTATGAAGTCACAATAAGAGTTACTTCCTCCACTTCAGTTTATAAGATCATATTTCCTTATAAGTTCGTTAAAAACAGTAATTATTTCTACATTTAAAAGTActttaatttaatttatatagGTATAAAAGTTTTTTCTGCTTAATCCAAATAAGTTTGCAATGTGGGCATGAGGCGGAGACGTGTCCAGAATATTTTTTGGCGAGGTAGCTATATATGGCACGAGAAGCAGGTCTCTATTATTCCTAATTTTATTTGTTATTATGATTTATAATGTacgtataataataataataataataataataataataataataataataataatatgcaaAACCCAAGTAACAAATACTTTTAAATCTCTTATCACACTTTCGTAAGATTCTAATAAAATTTGCAATCATATCAATTGCTTAACTAAAAATTAGTCATTACCTTTCGCTATTCGTTACTACTGAAAActttcttccattttaaacttgtAGTTAAGTAATTCTTGACAGCCAAATTACAAATCTGACAATTGTAGATATTATGAATTCTTTTGGagcaactaaaaaaaaaaaaagccgcCTGatacactaagctcccgctatgcatgGGGTCCGAAGAAGTGTCGAACCATAAGGGTCTAGATTTCTACAAGAGAATGCTTCCGCTGCTTGAACCTGTGACCTTTCACTATTCATTACTACTGAACActttcttccattttaaacttgtAGTTAAGTAATTCTTGACAGCTAAATCACAAATTCGACCATTGTAGATAATATAAATTCTTTTGGAccaagtaaaaaaaaagaaggggcAGCCCGAtgtactaagctcccgctatgcgcggggtccgaggAAGGGTCGGACCACAAAGGTCTAGATTTCTAGAAGAGGTTGTTTCCACTGCTTGAGCCTGTGACATCCTGGTCACATGACACCAATTTTACCAGTTACGTCAATGCTACCCTTCTTTTGGACCAAGAAGATTAAAACCTTTAATATATATCATAACATTAATCAGAATTAACCATACCATTACATGAAAAGTACATCAACTGAAGTGTGAAGAATCAGAAATACAGAAAACCAAACATAGTAAATAAGCCCCTTTTCTTAGAACAAACACTCTTTTTAAGGGGTAATGTACACAGTGAAGTGAGTAATAGTTTCAACACCATCAGTTGTATGTTGATCCACATGAGGCAGAGTTTCAATTGTAGCATACCCTTTGGCATTCTCATATTTTCCAGTACCTCCAATAATAGCAATATGAGAAATTGGCGTTGCGGTCCTGTGAATTCCAAAGAAACTAATGGTATCTTCCACTTCATGTTCATGTTGTCCATGGAACAATGTTGTTAAAGCTAAAGTATGACTCGTCCCATCCGAAGAACTCGTCAAGTAAAATCCTTGTGCTCTACCAAGAATAGCTGATCCCAATTCATGTCCTTCTGTTATTTCATTGTCCACCACAGTAATTGACCCGAACATGAGTTGTTGAAGGGACAAGCCAGTAGGGAGTTGCCCGGCTGTGACAAAAGGTTGATTGTCCCCGCTGTCGACAATGTTGTTGTTGCCTGTGTTTTGTAGGACAGTGTTGGATTGTTGTTGTCCGTTGAGACCTACTAGGAAAGGATAATTGTTGCTGTTGACGATGTTGTTGATGTTGTTGAGGGGAACACCACCGTCGATTGGGAAGACTTGGTTGTTTGCTTTTGAGAAAGGTAAATTGTTGGCATCTGTGTTGGCTACAATTCCAGTGACCACTCTTCCTGACGGGTGTGTACCGCCAAGTATGTCATGCATGAAGAATGAGAACGTTGAGTGGCCCTCTGGAATAGGATTTGCCACTGTGGCACCAGACGTAGCAGCGGCTTCTGGTGCCACATTGGTAACAGGTGCTGCTCCAGTGTTTGTTGTTGCGTCAGCAACAGGAGCCACTGGAGCAGCAGGGGAAACGACAGGAGCTGTATCAGGCTCGGGTTCGGTTGGAAAATCAGCTGAAGGAGCCACAGTGTTTGCAGGAATAGAAGAATCATCATCCTCTATAGGTGCCGGGTTCGAATCAGGAGCGGTGACTGTGGCTGGAAAGTGGCCACTTGGCAATGTGGTGGCCGAGGCCACCACAGGAGCCACAACAGGTTCATCTGAGCTCACTTCATCCAAGATCCTCGCTGAAGTAGCAATGTCAAATGAGAGGGTTAATAGCAAAATGCAGAAGGTGAATTGGAATGTTTTAGAGCAGAATTGGGAAAATTTGACCATTTTTTGCTTGTGAATGTTGCTATATAATGATTGATGAGAAGAGTCAAATGAAGAATTGAGATCTGCTTGTTGGTGATGAATGAATGTAGGCTAACTGAGTATAAATAGTTTGCTTAAAAGCTTCTTATTAAGTGGAGCTGGTGAAATGGTTTAGGTAAACTGTTTAATTGCAATAACAAAATCCATAAAAAAAGTTTAAGGCATTAATTTTGTTGAACCAACTCTGTAATGTGTTTAGTTGATCATTTGGGCAGTAGTAGTACATTATCATAATGCTACTCCCTCTGTCTCAAATTATCGGTCATAGTTTCTAAAATAATTGTCTCAGATTATTTGTCTTTTTAAAAGTTCAAgagtaaattaattaattttttcctATGCTACCCTTAATATTAATTGTTCTTGAAGACTACAATACCTTAATTATTAGTAAGTACTAAATAAAAAGAGATAAtatcttaagacataaataagggtaaaatagttaaaaccccttcttatttaataattttttcagGAGCGTGTAAAAGAGAAACGCGGCAGTTAATTTGAGATGGAAGGAGCAATGAATAAGGGACTCGAGCTGGAAAAAAATTGTTCACAATGAGTGCTTACATCAAACCATATTAGTTTATTATAGTTAAGTATATAATTATTAGTTTAATGTAAATATCGGATGTGAATAAGTTTTTTTCGCTCTAGCAATTCCAGAAAGAATTGCATAGCTATCTTTTTTCCTTTCTATATTACCTTGAGAACTAAGTTAAAAATGGGAAAGATCCAGTACTATTTGGTATGAGTTGGAGAGTTGGAGTGGTTTAATGGCTTAATGTAGTGGTTTACTTTTGCACTTTACAAATCCACACAATCTTATACTTTGTTAATGTCAATATTATGGCCCCTCAAACCTGGCCTGACGAtgtgcaaaagaaaaagaaacagagaaTATTAGACAACCATTTGTATGCAATAATAGCTCATTAAAATAAtactaatataaaaaaaaattaattgcaTAGTTGAAATTCCCCAACTGTTGCATTTGACCCGGGCGCACCTAGAGTTTGAGGGACAAATCTAATAATTTTTGCCTAAATCCtattttatattataatttctttaaaatatatataaatatttaattacgaATCCACTAATTAAGACTAGCTACAAGTTCGATGAAAAATTCTATGATAAAGTTAGAATCCACAAGTTTCAAATCTTGACTTCCCTCCCTCAATTGACACCAGAGGTGGAGCCACGATTTCAAACTTATGGGTTCGGAATTCTAATTCTTTTAAGTTAttgagttctaaattaataatttatacatattcatgGATTTCTAAAACAAATATATAAGGATTCAAAACAAAGCTACTGGGTTCAGCCGAACCCGTTTTTGGCTCTAACGCCGCCCCTGTTTGGCACCCCATTGGTGAAAGATCATACACTTCAAAGAAGCCTAAGGTGGTATATAGTAGAGAAATCTAAATAAAAATGTATGTCATTGTGTCAACCAATTCATCAAACTTCTTTGTTCTCGTTTGTTTCACTTCATTTACTGGGAGTACAAAAATAATTAACGGAAACAGCCGTTTAAACTTGTGAGTTGTGACACTATAATTCAAATTATGATCTTTTGATGATTAGAATGTTATTGCCACAAGACTGACAACTAAAATTTGAACCGTCGACATGATTGGAGGGTTATTGACATAGTGTATGCCCTTCGTCGTTCTATCATATAGTGAGGTATCGAATCCACCTAATATTTCCCTCCCATTCCTGCTAacatcaataaaaaaaaaatttaaatgctTTAGCATAAAATGTTGTAATGGACCTTAGGAAGCAAAAAaatgtattttaaaaaaaaaatatggggagaaaaagaagaagagcaaAAGGTGATAATGAACAGCAAAAAGGAAAATGggaaataacaaaaaaaataaaaaaaaattaaacagtTAAAATCATTTCTTTTTCCATCTCGCACGAACCGCCTCTAGAGGACCGACCGGTTCAAAAATAAAACGGAGCTCCATCTTTCACTATACTCTCGTCTAGGGTTTAAACCCAAATTTCATTTCTGAATCTCACTTCTCCTTTCTTCTTCCTCTCAAAACCCTAATCCTCACTCCACTTCACTTCTACTCTCACCTTTAAACTAGGGTTTTAGCAGTGCACCAACTGCTACTCCCATAATGTATCTCTACAGTCTCACTCTCCAAAAACCCACCGGCATACTCTGCGCCATCAACGGCAG comes from the Nicotiana sylvestris chromosome 4, ASM39365v2, whole genome shotgun sequence genome and includes:
- the LOC104243776 gene encoding dirigent protein 24-like produces the protein MVKFSQFCSKTFQFTFCILLLTLSFDIATSARILDEVSSDEPVVAPVVASATTLPSGHFPATVTAPDSNPAPIEDDDSSIPANTVAPSADFPTEPEPDTAPVVSPAAPVAPVADATTNTGAAPVTNVAPEAAATSGATVANPIPEGHSTFSFFMHDILGGTHPSGRVVTGIVANTDANNLPFSKANNQVFPIDGGVPLNNINNIVNSNNYPFLVGLNGQQQSNTVLQNTGNNNIVDSGDNQPFVTAGQLPTGLSLQQLMFGSITVVDNEITEGHELGSAILGRAQGFYLTSSSDGTSHTLALTTLFHGQHEHEVEDTISFFGIHRTATPISHIAIIGGTGKYENAKGYATIETLPHVDQHTTDGVETITHFTVYITP